Sequence from the Gracilinanus agilis isolate LMUSP501 chromosome 6, AgileGrace, whole genome shotgun sequence genome:
GGGTataatcaaaagaaggaaggaagtagaattaaaagagattgggaaaggcttgcTTTCCATAGATCAAATAAATTCACCTaatacttaaaggaaatcagggaaaccAGGAGGTGAAGTTGAAGAAGGAGGACATTATAGGCATGGGACATAGCTACAGAAAATGCATAGACACTAAATATTGACTATTTTATTCACAGGACAAGAAGGAGGCCACTATTGTGTATTGAAGAACTGTTAGGGAAGATGTAACCTGTAAGAAAACAGGAAATGTATTGGGGGAGAGGTTACATTATGAATGGTTTTTAACAccaaagaaaggattttatattaGATATTAGAAATGATGTGGAACAACTGGAATTTATTGGGTGGAAAAGAGTATTGTGATTAGACTTACATGGTAGGAAAATCCCTTTAGTGCCTGAATGGAAAACAGATTGGAGAAAGGTGAGATGAGACATTTGGACCTACAAGCAGAATATTGCAATTGTCCAAGTTTGAGGTGATGAGGTCCTGATCCAGGACGGTGTCAGTACTAGAGGAGACAAGGGGCCATATTGAAAAGATGTTGTAAAGGCAAAATCAACAGACCTTGGCAGCAAATGGGATATGGAATGTGGCAGTCAGATGTTGAGGATGATACCATTGTTATAAGCTTAGAgactttccttacaacaaccctgggaataCGCTGCAATTATTAATACCTCCAACTCACAGATGAAGACAATGTGGTGCTATAAGTTTAAAATGGTTTGCCTAAAAATCACATAGATACTAAATGTCCAAAGCAAGAATTGAATACTGATTTCATGACTAAAAGTCCATATTTCTATGAACTATGTGATGTTGAAGTACTCACTTTCCTTATAACTTTCTGCAAGGCACTTTTTACCTCCTTGTTCCTCAGGCTGTAGATGAGGGGGTTCAGCATGGGTATGACCACTGTGTAGAATACAGAAGCTATTTTATCAGTGTCcaaggaatggcttgatttggGTTGAAGGTACATGAAGATGATTGTACCATAAAATATGGTAATGGACATCAAGTGGGAACTACAGGTAGAAAAGGCTTTCTGTCTCCCTGTAGCAGAATTGATCCTCAGGATAGAAATGAGGATAAACATATAGGAGATGAGGacaatgagaagggagagaagagtgtTGAAACCAGCAATGACAAAAAGCATCATTTCTTTGACATGAGTGTCAGAACAGGCCAAGGCTACCAAAGGTACATCATCGCAGTAAAAGTGATTAATTACATTAGAGGAACAGAAGGACAAATGGAACGTAACAGTGGTCTGTAGGATTCCAATAAATAAGCCATAAGCATATGTACTGGCAACCATTGGGATACAGGCTTTTTGAGACATAACAACTGTGTAGAGTAAAGGGTTACAGATGGCCACATACCGATCATAGGCCATGACTGAGAGAAGAAACATTTCACAAACTACAAAAGTGATAAAACATGCCACTTGGGTAGCACAGGCAAAGAAGGTTATCCTTTTAACCTCCTGCATAAAATTCACCAGCATATTTGGAGTGATGGAGGAAGTATAACAGAAGTCAACAAAAGCCAGGTGACTGAGGAAAAAATACATGGGGGTATGAAGCTGAGGACTGATCTGTATTAAGACAATCAAACCAAGGTTTCCCACAACACTGATCATATAGATGACTAGAAAAACCACTAAGAAGATAGCTTGAAGGTCTTTCCTGTCTGTGAGTCCCAGGAGAATGAACTCAGTCAGCACTGAATTATTGCTTGTGGCCATAGAATGTGTGTTGAAGAGTGGCTTCCAAAACTCACCAGAACAAGATCCAccaagtcatcttgactttggtTGTGAATAAAAAGATACTGGAAAGTGACTCCTGGCCCCAGTGATACTTCCTAAAGTCTAACAGTTACACTTGGAACTGTCTTCTTCTTTTGGCACACAAGGAAATGATGTCAGAtggaattctgaaaaaaaaaggacacatACTCAGACCTCCTATTGAGGAAGAAATTAATTTGGTTCctttaaatgcatatttatgtTTTCAGTCTAATATCCAGTCATTTAGTCAATTTAAAACTGCTCATAACattgaagggaaggaagaagtcgTACaaattagagctagaaagggttcaataaatcatttaattcaaagttttcatttctcaggtgaggaaactgagattcatggAGTAGATGTGCCCAAGATTATATAGGAGTAAGTGGCATATCCTACATTCAAAACCAAGTCTtcagattccaaatctagtgaCTATCATGTCACATAGTAGtctaggttaaaaaaataagattttgatttaaaaatattcctcaatttgtagaaaacaaataaatagcaaaatattaagaaaaagtaTAATGCCCTAGTGTTAACAGTTAAAAAGTGATATTGTGGATCTCCGGAGCTGGAGTCAAAAAATCTAGTTCCAGTATTCCCTTTGCCATTTACTATTTTGGGGACACATAACAAACAGGCCACTTAACTTCGctaaaactcatttttcttttctataaaacagaggtttaagggggcagctgggtagctcagtggattgagagtcaggcctagagacgggaggtcctaggttcaaatcttgcctcagacacttcccagttgtgtgaccctgggcaggtcacttgacccccatttccccccttaccactcttctgccttggagccaatacacagaagttaagggtttaaaaaaaacagatttaataTTACCTGTTACTACCCTCACAGGGTTTtcataaagatcaaatgatatcCTGGatggaaaagtgttttgcaaactgtaaaatatttggcaaatgcaatatttttaaaaattcatatacaTTCGTTCTCACAATATAGTAGTTTCCCCCATGACAAGGGATTGGGGCAGGTCTCAGGGAAGAAGGGGATCATAGGGTTAGCTCAATATAGCAATTATTAGTCTCTCTGCCTCTATGCAGAACCTTCAGAATTTGCTATCTAAGGTACTAAGCAgtaatattagaaaagaaaaaaaaagcaggaagatGATGGATAACTccaaaactacaaaaaaaattctgagaaaactaaaatattttcatttgaatcCTTCATCTTTATAGAATAGTGTATCAATGATAAATTAATTATTGTCATgatttttaatgttaaataatactTTCCACTCAGCTGAGTCTTCCTTCTGCCCATTTTCTTTAAACACATTAAAGAAATGATTCATTATGTCTATCTCGAACAAAACCTCACAGAGTTGAACATACCTGAGGGGTCTGAGCCACTGTGAAATATCAATGGTTGCATTTGTGGGGAACCTGGTTGAATTTGAGTACAATGTTGTGACTCCCTTGGGATCTTATGCCTGTGTTacatcatttaaaaatgatttctctgAAGAGACAATTATAACGATTTACCCAGAGGCAacagaaagagattttttaaagtgatCCCTTTCTGAGATTTAATGAGTAGGGAGTGTGGTGTGGCAGAAAGATTACTGATGTTGGAGTGAGATGACTTGGGCTCAAGTTCTGTCTCCAATAAATTCTAGTAAAACTAAGTAAGCTATCCACTAagagtcttaatttttttaatctgtataaAAGGACAACATTTGTGACATCTATCACTCAAAATTGCTTCTGTTTATCTTATCATCCAAATAGACAGGATTTATGGTCATATAATTGGGAAACTGCAACCtattttatgaggatcaaaaagGTAATTCTCAGATTGACAGTATTGAGGACATTGTGAGTGGATCAATGGGACTTCATAGTACAGCATTTGGTGACATGAGGACATTTGTGTAGTCTGGAGAAAACAtcgatttttcctttttttttaaatgacattaagGCAATAACAAAACAGACAGAGCTGTAAGAGTTTTCAGAACATATGCAGGCCAATAGCCTggttttatagattaagaaactgaggcccgagAGTAATTGTCAGAGGTGACAGTTAAACACAGGGCATGTGATCCCAGAGACAATATTCTTAATATCACGTTACAAATCCTAAAGCAACAAACAGGTTGCTGTTTTCATGGATAGTTTTGCAATCCCTTCTTATATTGTGTTTTTATAAACACTGGATTCAATAGGTctgaaaatttttgaagaaaggtaaatatatatatattgtgtgtgtgtgtgtgtaaaatgtaTGTGATTATGACTTAGTCCTGGAAATCTTTTAGATCTCTTGAATTTAGCCTTTTTAATTGCAGAGAGCAATGGAGGTGAACAAATACCAAAAATATTCTGGACATTGAATTAAATTTTGGCGACCCGGTATTTTTTGGAGGCTTCTCCTGAAAATAACATAAGGTACTAATAATGTGTTCTTACCAAGAAACATTTTGCCTTGAGTTGAACTGAGCTTTATATCATTGAAGAGATTTAAGCAACGACCTTTTGGTATAGTGGTGGGGAGAGATGAGATGTCTAGCTGATTATTGCTGCTTGTTCTTGGGAGAATCAAAATTTCCCTCAGATTCCATTTCTCCTCTTCAAAATGAGTAGGTGGATTAGAAGaggagttcttaaccattttgtTTCACAGACCCCTTTGGCCATCTGGTAAAACTTATAGACCCAAATTCAGAATAATATATAACCAAAATGACATAGCATTACACAGAAAACTGATTGTGTTGAAATATagcattatattatatgtaacatatttaaacatatttaacaagtaaatataaatattaaggaTCCTTTGAAAAATGTATCAATGGATTTTCGATCCCAGGTTTGTATTACCTgaattagattatctctaaggttctgttcaatgttctcattttatattttaaattttacaattcCTCCAAATGTTCAGTATCTAAGTCCCATCACTCTACTTGTTTATAGTTGTGAAGCATTTGACTGGCTATTAAACCTTTAGAATTTCCCTCATGTATACCCTGAATTACCATGAAAgaagtattttgtaaattatGCAGAGCTCTAAGAATGTTAGCTCTTATTGTTTAAAAGTGACTGTCACAATTAGAACAAAATTTGTAGcaatgcaaaaaaatatataaaattttgataatcttaattccatttaaaagtaGTCTTTTTATATTAACATAAAAATTCCTTTGAAACCTTGGGATTTGGGGAAAGGAATACATCAAGACATTCTATAAGTACTTCAGAGATAATTGAAAGGACCATGTGCTACAATAGACATTTAGGTGCCATTTCACAAACCTCTTCTTCTGTTTGCCCATACTTCCTTCCACTGTAGATCCACTATTTCTTGAGAGAGTCTGGACTCcagtaaaataaatgattaaataatgAGCCATCAGGATAGTTCTCTTTACAAAGTCCTGTCTTGGAGAAAGTTTTTTCAGCAGGAATGATGCTGTCATACAATGCCAAAATTTTAACTGTCTTTAAGGAGTAACTTggaaaggagtgtgtgtgtgtgtgtgtgtgtgtgtgtgtgtgtgtgtgtgtgtgtgtgtgtgtgttNgtgtgtgtgtgtgtgtgtgtgtgtgtgtgtgtgtgtgtgtgtgtgtgtgacaaagGGTCCTTATGAACCTAATGAAGCTGTGCCATTCCCAAGTCCCTGGGTTCAGGAAAATTCTAGAACCAGTACTTGATTATCTCTCTCCTAGCACCTGCAAGTCCTATGGAGACTATTgtaacaaaatgtaaaatcacaagctattttttttagtttcactcatttcttataatttttttcttttttctttcttttaatcttagtaacatttattttatttttagaaaaaaaaataaattttatgtagTCAAAATTGTCTTCTTTACACttcacaatgctctctatctctagttgactcataaattcttctcctatccaaaAATCTGATTGGTAATATTtaccctgttcttctaatttacttatatctcttttttatgtctagatcatatatccattttggtcTTATATTGGTAagtggtgtaagatattggtctctacctcgtttctgccaaactatttttTAGTTTGccaacaatttttatcaaatagtgatttcttatcccccaaacctggatctatacttttgtcgAATAGAAGGTTACTACAATTTTTTACAACTATGTTATGTTGGACCCTTTCCATTGATCTAACTGTCTATTTCTTACTGATAGTTTCATtaattaccactttataataaaattcaaaatctgGTGCtactagacctccttcctttatacttttcattaattttcttgctatgcttaatcttttgttcttccaaataattttataatttttctaaatcaaaaaatatatttttgtaatttttgcaAGGGCATTGAAAAAGGAGATtagtttaggtaagattgtcattttgaTCATATTGGCACTACCTATACTTTTGCTGTGTaaaaaattttatctaattatGTTTGTGTAattcctgaatttattttggttgaTCAATTCCTAGGTGTTTtgttctatctgtggttattttaaatggagtatttctttgtgtctctttttgCAAAACTTTGTCagtgatatataaaaatgctaatgctatatatgggtttattttatatcttgttgtTTTGCTAAAACTATTCATAGTTTAATCAACTCTTCAGTTGAATCTCTATGTCATCATGTCATCCACAAACGGAGAggattttattatctctttgctcATATTGattccttccacttctcttattgCCATTATAAGCATTTCTAATACCATGTTAAAAAATAGTGGTGAAAATGGACATtgttgtttcactcctaatcttattgggaaggtttctagcttTTCTCCAGGATAACATGTTTTTACAAAGCATAGATAATCAATCCAATTTAAACAAAGATCCCAGAAGACTTTAAGATTTTGTTCATCCATCAGCTCCATTATACTTCTTTTGAGACATTTTGTCAAGAACAAGAGCATGTCTGCACCATTCCCATCCCCTAAATCTGAGGTTGAGCATGAGGTCAAAATTACTTTAATGAAGACAAATTTAAGTCAATAGTCAGGTAAGGAAAGGGAGATTTGTATACATCTTCACCCTTTTATTTCCCCAGAATAAGCTCATAAATATTTCCAGGGCACCTAACTCCATCCAGTACCTCAGTAGAGGGATGTGTCTATCCTTTCTTACTAATACTTTTATTTGTCAGTATTTTCCTTgataaagatgttttatttttctacttgttGTGAACTCCCTGCTTCCTTTGTTGGGCTTTTGGCTTTCTGAATTGTCCTGAGTGGTTATCAAGACATGTGATAGGGGAGAGATTTTGGGCTAAATGATTTCCAAAATCCATTCTACGATTGtctaatttcttttcattatattgcatgaatcaatgttcaagataagaagaaaagaagaaaacaggaaaaataacaGTTTCCTAAGTCAGTTTGTTAATTTTATCATAATAAGAACATGATTGCTATTGCTTAAGGCCCTCTTCAAAGCATCCTTCACCTCTTTGTTTCTCAAACTATAGATCAAAGGATTTAACATGGGAATGATCACTGTATAGAAGACTGAAGCCATCTTATCCGTATCAAGAGAATGGTTTGAGCTAGGCTGTAAGTACATAAATATCAGGGTTCCATAGAAAATAGTAACAGCCACCATATGTGAGCCACAGGTAGAGAAGGCTTTACGCCTACCATCAGCTGATTGCATCTTTAGAATTGCAGAAATAATATACATGTAGGAGACAAAGACAATCATAAGGGAAGAGATAAACATGATACCTGCACATGCAAAAATCCATATTTGTTTGGAGTGGGTGTCAGAGCAGGACAGCCTTAAGAGAGGCATGTCATCGCAGTAGAAATGGTTGATAATATTAGAACCACAGTAGGACAGGCGGAATGTAAGGATAACATGGAACAATGCAACCAGAAAGCTGTAGCTATAAGGTACAGCTACAAGTTGAATGCAGATTTTAGGAGACATCAAAACCATATAAAGCAAAGGGTTGCAAATAGCCACATAGCGATCATAGGCCATAGAAGCTAGCAACAAGCATTCTGCTGTCATGAAGGCAAGAAAGCAACCCAGTTGGGCAGCACATGCATTGAAAGAAATAGTATTTTTCTCATACAAGAAATTGCCTAACATCTTGGG
This genomic interval carries:
- the LOC123252664 gene encoding olfactory receptor 5AL1-like, which gives rise to MATSNNSVLTEFILLGLTDRKDLQAIFLVVFLVIYMISVVGNLGLIVLIQISPQLHTPMYFFLSHLAFVDFCYTSSITPNMLVNFMQEVKRITFFACATQVACFITFVVCEMFLLSVMAYDRYVAICNPLLYTVVMSQKACIPMVASTYAYGLFIGILQTTVTFHLSFCSSNVINHFYCDDVPLVALACSDTHVKEMMLFVIAGFNTLLSLLIVLISYMFILISILRINSATGRQKAFSTCSSHLMSITIFYGTIIFMYLQPKSSHSLDTDKIASVFYTVVIPMLNPLIYSLRNKEVKSALQKVIRKVSTSTSHSS
- the LOC123251563 gene encoding olfactory receptor 1044; amino-acid sequence: MAEINFTQVTEFILLGITDKLELKMPLFVVFLSIYMFTVVGNLGLIIVIRMDSRLKTPMYFFLSHLAFVDFCYSSSITPKMLGNFLYEKNTISFNACAAQLGCFLAFMTAECLLLASMAYDRYVAICNPLLYMVLMSPKICIQLVAVPYSYSFLVALFHVILTFRLSYCGSNIINHFYCDDMPLLRLSCSDTHSKQIWIFACAGIMFISSLMIVFVSYMYIISAILKMQSADGRRKAFSTCGSHMVAVTIFYGTLIFMYLQPSSNHSLDTDKMASVFYTVIIPMLNPLIYSLRNKEVKDALKRALSSPCKNYK